A genome region from Acinetobacter lwoffii includes the following:
- the hemA gene encoding glutamyl-tRNA reductase, with translation MSFFALGVNHQTASVELREQVAFNPEKLSAILAEQSQHPELNDMVVVSTCNRTEVYAMSDNADMVLNWLAQKNGVDVKQLQHHVYRYENAQAVTHLMRVASGLDSLMLGEPQILGQVKTALSLAKDSHTVSQNLNRIFEYAFYAAKRVRSETAVGSHAVSMGYAVAQLALQVFSHPDKLTIMIVAAGEMNSLVAKHLAEMGVGKIIICNRTRERADILAQEIAHRVEVEIIGFDQLAENLHRADVISSCTGSLHQVIHFTDVKAALKKRRYQQMLLVDLAVPRDIDAKVESLDGVYLYGVDDLQSVIEENLAQRRQAAVEAEIMVNQLATELMTQQKVKQAGATIHAYRDHGETLRQEELSLAMQRIAKGEKADIVLAEFSHRLTQKLLHPTSIVLREAAKAEDPAYFELLQEELGNVVAKRRKSRHSF, from the coding sequence TTAAGTGCCATTCTTGCCGAGCAAAGCCAACACCCTGAACTGAACGACATGGTGGTGGTGTCTACATGTAACCGGACCGAAGTTTACGCCATGTCTGACAATGCTGACATGGTGCTGAACTGGCTCGCCCAGAAAAATGGGGTGGATGTCAAACAACTGCAACATCATGTCTATCGTTATGAAAATGCTCAAGCGGTGACGCATCTGATGCGTGTTGCCAGTGGTCTGGATTCACTGATGCTAGGTGAACCACAAATTCTGGGGCAGGTCAAAACCGCACTTTCTCTGGCCAAAGACTCTCATACCGTTTCGCAAAACCTGAACCGCATTTTTGAATATGCTTTTTATGCCGCTAAACGTGTGCGTTCGGAAACGGCTGTCGGTAGTCATGCGGTCTCGATGGGCTATGCGGTAGCACAACTGGCCTTGCAAGTATTTAGTCATCCGGACAAGCTGACCATTATGATAGTGGCAGCCGGGGAGATGAACAGTCTGGTGGCCAAACACCTTGCAGAGATGGGGGTGGGCAAGATCATTATCTGTAACCGTACCCGCGAGCGTGCGGATATCCTGGCACAGGAAATTGCACATCGGGTTGAGGTCGAAATTATAGGTTTTGATCAGCTTGCAGAAAATCTGCATCGTGCCGATGTCATTTCCAGTTGTACCGGCAGTTTGCATCAAGTGATCCATTTTACCGATGTAAAGGCTGCACTGAAAAAACGTCGTTACCAGCAGATGCTACTGGTAGATCTGGCCGTGCCACGTGATATTGATGCCAAAGTAGAAAGCTTGGATGGGGTTTATCTATATGGGGTCGATGACCTGCAAAGCGTGATTGAGGAAAATCTGGCACAGCGCCGTCAAGCGGCTGTTGAAGCCGAGATCATGGTCAATCAGTTGGCTACAGAACTGATGACCCAGCAAAAGGTCAAACAGGCCGGGGCGACCATTCATGCCTACCGTGACCACGGGGAAACATTACGTCAGGAAGAATTGTCACTGGCAATGCAGCGAATTGCCAAGGGCGAAAAGGCAGACATTGTACTGGCCGAGTTTTCGCATCGCTTAACTCAAAAACTGTTGCATCCAACCTCTATTGTGCTGCGTGAGGCGGCCAAAGCAGAAGATCCTGCCTATTTTGAGCTGTTGCAGGAAGAACTGGGCAATGTAGTCGCGAAACGTCGTAAATCCAGGCATTCGTTTTAA
- a CDS encoding DNA primase, with protein MAIPQHTIDQILDRTDIVDVIGQFVKLKKTGRTYSGCCPFHQEKSPSFHVYRDKQYFHCFGCQANGNAIRFLMDIGSRNFVEVMKDLSSQTGIELPKDNTDSNKLKYKREAAKLKIAPAQAAPQAQPQQNNAVTENNSAASTASFDPFAEFQAVEQDFYGDPFASFEHLPMAEVQQDGNLYDLLENIAQFYERQLPNSPSAQQYFKQRGLTAETIAYWRLGYAPEDWQHLEKAFPQDIEGLKLLGLIRTSDSGRDFDLLRERVIFPIRDTKGRVVGFGGRALNDEIKPKYINSPDSEVFHKNQLLYGLYEGRKQKAQEWLMVEGYMDVIALQQYGIHGAVATLGTASNTDHLNILFKQSNRLTIAFDGDAAGQKAARRTLDIALPLLNDGRELKFFVLPADHDPDSLIRREGIENFRRLLDQAPLMSDFVFAHLTQNQDITTPEGKSQVMGELKNLTELLPKHGSFRYLLQQFFREKLGFNRKWQPKVNTDASLSFSTKIDAEEYVIAILMNHPYLYIHFEPLRALVAEDQLLFKILNILNVIFDDLPDDPELSIYYVLGACAAHHHELQHILQHANVSDYTSSPEQADKLAADFSTKLQYQCLKNKIKSKKFNSIAEMKNLKMQIYEIDRKRSMTLLED; from the coding sequence ATGGCCATTCCTCAACATACGATTGATCAGATTCTCGATCGCACCGATATTGTCGATGTGATTGGTCAATTCGTAAAACTGAAAAAAACGGGCCGTACCTATTCAGGCTGCTGCCCTTTTCATCAGGAAAAATCACCATCTTTCCACGTCTATCGTGACAAACAGTATTTTCACTGTTTTGGCTGTCAGGCTAATGGCAATGCCATCCGTTTTTTAATGGATATTGGCAGCCGTAATTTCGTCGAAGTGATGAAAGACCTGTCCAGTCAGACCGGTATCGAACTGCCTAAAGACAACACCGATTCCAATAAATTAAAATATAAACGTGAAGCAGCCAAGCTCAAAATTGCGCCTGCTCAAGCGGCACCACAAGCTCAGCCGCAACAAAATAATGCAGTAACAGAAAATAATAGTGCTGCATCTACGGCGAGTTTTGACCCATTTGCAGAGTTTCAGGCAGTCGAACAGGATTTTTATGGTGACCCTTTTGCTTCTTTTGAACACCTGCCCATGGCAGAAGTTCAGCAAGACGGTAATCTCTACGACCTGCTGGAAAATATTGCACAGTTCTATGAACGCCAGTTACCCAACAGCCCGAGTGCCCAGCAATACTTTAAACAGCGTGGTCTGACTGCAGAAACCATTGCCTATTGGCGCTTAGGCTATGCGCCCGAAGACTGGCAACATCTGGAAAAAGCCTTTCCTCAGGATATTGAAGGCTTAAAACTTTTAGGTCTGATTCGTACCAGCGACAGTGGCCGTGATTTTGATCTGCTGCGTGAACGGGTGATTTTCCCGATCCGTGATACCAAGGGTCGTGTAGTTGGTTTTGGCGGCCGTGCCCTGAATGACGAGATTAAGCCTAAATATATCAACTCGCCAGATTCTGAGGTCTTCCATAAAAACCAGTTGCTGTATGGCCTCTATGAGGGCCGCAAACAGAAAGCCCAAGAATGGCTGATGGTCGAAGGCTATATGGATGTGATTGCGCTTCAGCAATATGGCATTCATGGCGCAGTGGCGACTTTAGGCACAGCGAGTAATACCGACCACCTGAATATTCTGTTCAAGCAGAGCAACCGGCTGACCATTGCCTTTGATGGGGATGCTGCCGGTCAAAAAGCAGCGCGCCGTACCTTGGACATTGCCCTGCCCCTGCTGAATGATGGCCGAGAGCTGAAGTTCTTTGTTTTGCCCGCTGACCATGACCCAGATTCATTGATCCGCCGTGAAGGGATAGAAAACTTCAGACGCTTGCTGGATCAGGCACCGTTGATGTCGGACTTCGTGTTTGCCCATCTGACCCAAAATCAGGATATCACCACCCCAGAAGGCAAGAGTCAGGTTATGGGTGAACTAAAAAATCTGACCGAATTACTGCCCAAACACGGCTCCTTCCGTTATCTGCTGCAGCAATTTTTCCGCGAAAAACTGGGCTTTAATCGTAAATGGCAACCTAAGGTCAATACAGATGCATCTTTAAGCTTTAGTACCAAAATTGATGCTGAAGAATATGTGATTGCGATCTTGATGAATCATCCTTATCTGTATATTCATTTTGAACCACTGCGCGCGCTAGTAGCGGAAGATCAGTTGCTGTTTAAGATTTTGAATATTCTGAATGTGATTTTTGATGACTTGCCGGATGATCCTGAACTGTCGATCTATTATGTGCTCGGTGCCTGCGCAGCCCATCATCATGAACTGCAGCATATTCTGCAGCATGCCAATGTCAGCGATTACACCTCATCGCCGGAACAGGCCGATAAGCTCGCGGCTGATTTTTCAACCAAGCTGCAATATCAGTGTTTAAAAAACAAGATTAAATCCAAGAAATTTAACAGTATTGCAGAAATGAAAAACCTGAAAATGCAGATTTATGAGATTGACCGCAAACGCTCAATGACCCTGTTAGAAGATTAA
- a CDS encoding outer membrane protein assembly factor BamD: MSLPHYKMTMLAVTLGIASAMVGCSSNPKKEVVDKGPESSEQVYIQKAQKALDRNQYTDAAKQLEALETYFPTSQYAPQAQLELLYVKFQQKDYEGAVALAERFIRLNPQHPNVDYAYYVRGVANMEQNYNGLLRYTSLKQSHRDVSYLKVAYQNFVDFIRRYPSSTYAVDAAQRMQFIGQELAEHEMNAARFNIKRKAYLAAVERGLWVIEHYPQTPQIPEALATVAYGYAQLGDKATSQQYVDVLKLNYPNLVKSDGTVNLRAARSEGSFFNRATLGIFGKEAKTVTDTDAQSDAPETEKRSITNRISFGLLDRPKTAE, encoded by the coding sequence ATGTCGCTACCACATTATAAAATGACAATGCTTGCTGTGACATTAGGCATTGCATCGGCAATGGTAGGCTGTAGCAGTAATCCAAAAAAAGAAGTCGTGGATAAAGGTCCGGAATCTAGCGAACAGGTTTATATTCAAAAAGCACAGAAAGCGCTAGATCGTAATCAATATACCGATGCAGCAAAACAGTTAGAAGCGCTGGAAACTTATTTCCCGACCAGTCAGTATGCCCCGCAAGCGCAACTGGAACTGTTATATGTGAAATTCCAGCAAAAAGATTATGAAGGTGCGGTTGCACTGGCAGAGCGTTTTATCCGTCTGAACCCGCAACATCCAAATGTCGACTATGCCTACTATGTACGCGGTGTCGCCAATATGGAACAGAACTATAACGGCCTGCTGCGTTATACCTCGCTGAAACAGTCGCATCGTGATGTCAGCTACCTGAAAGTGGCTTACCAGAATTTTGTTGATTTCATTCGTCGCTATCCATCGAGTACTTATGCAGTCGATGCAGCACAACGTATGCAGTTTATCGGCCAGGAACTGGCTGAGCATGAAATGAACGCAGCACGTTTTAACATCAAACGTAAGGCGTATCTGGCAGCAGTTGAACGTGGCTTGTGGGTGATTGAGCATTATCCTCAAACTCCGCAGATTCCGGAAGCACTGGCAACGGTTGCTTATGGTTATGCTCAGCTAGGTGATAAAGCAACTTCTCAGCAATATGTGGATGTATTAAAGCTGAATTATCCGAATCTGGTGAAATCAGATGGGACGGTAAATCTGCGTGCAGCACGTAGTGAAGGCAGCTTCTTTAACCGCGCGACACTGGGTATTTTCGGTAAAGAAGCCAAAACTGTAACCGACACCGATGCACAGTCAGATGCACCAGAAACTGAAAAGCGCAGCATCACCAATCGCATTTCATTTGGTTTGCTGGATCGTCCTAAAACGGCTGAATAA
- the rluD gene encoding 23S rRNA pseudouridine(1911/1915/1917) synthase RluD, whose protein sequence is MSQAQSSNSNIPDTDFNLLEDSEDADNHTSEATATRLSLQFQLDETYIGQRIDQIAAMVWSDFSREKLKQWIKDGNLLVNGQPVKPKFKSDGFETLTLNVELEAQTRSLPEDIPLDIIYEDDDIIVINKPVGMVVHPGAGNSSGTLVNALLHHYPKSAELARAGLVHRIDKDTSGLLVVAKNLEAQFALSKQLEKKSVYRLYDLVVYGNIIAGGTIDEPIKRHPVDRVKMTVLPGGKDAVTHYNVKERFQHFTRVQARLETGRTHQIRVHFSYIGFGLVGDQVYMPRVRMPAGASQLLDDTLRGFKRQALHAVQLGLTHPRTKEEMTFEAPWPEDFTNLVEVLRTENKAY, encoded by the coding sequence ATGAGTCAAGCACAATCTTCCAATTCTAATATCCCTGATACTGATTTCAATTTACTTGAAGATTCTGAGGATGCAGATAACCATACTTCAGAAGCAACTGCAACACGTTTATCGTTGCAATTTCAACTGGATGAAACTTATATCGGGCAACGGATCGACCAGATTGCCGCAATGGTCTGGAGCGATTTTTCTCGAGAAAAATTAAAGCAATGGATTAAAGATGGCAATTTATTGGTGAATGGTCAACCGGTTAAGCCGAAATTTAAAAGTGATGGTTTTGAAACCCTGACTTTAAATGTTGAGCTTGAAGCGCAAACGCGCAGTCTGCCGGAAGATATTCCACTGGATATCATCTATGAAGATGATGACATTATTGTCATCAATAAACCTGTAGGCATGGTAGTGCATCCGGGCGCTGGCAATAGTTCTGGCACCTTGGTGAATGCTTTATTGCATCACTATCCGAAATCAGCTGAACTGGCGCGTGCAGGTCTGGTACATCGTATCGATAAAGACACCAGCGGTCTGTTAGTCGTCGCCAAAAATCTGGAAGCACAATTTGCCTTAAGCAAACAGCTTGAGAAAAAATCAGTATATCGCCTGTATGACTTGGTGGTTTACGGCAATATTATTGCTGGCGGTACCATTGATGAACCAATCAAACGCCATCCGGTGGATCGTGTGAAAATGACCGTACTTCCAGGTGGTAAAGACGCGGTGACGCATTACAATGTCAAAGAGCGTTTCCAGCATTTTACCCGTGTTCAAGCCCGTCTGGAAACTGGACGTACCCATCAGATCCGTGTGCATTTTAGCTATATCGGCTTTGGCTTGGTGGGCGATCAGGTGTATATGCCACGTGTCCGTATGCCTGCAGGTGCATCGCAATTATTAGATGATACTTTGCGTGGCTTCAAGCGTCAGGCTTTGCATGCTGTACAACTCGGTCTGACCCATCCGCGTACCAAAGAAGAAATGACCTTTGAAGCACCGTGGCCGGAAGACTTTACCAATCTGGTTGAAGTGCTGCGTACCGAAAACAAAGCCTATTAA
- the pgeF gene encoding peptidoglycan editing factor PgeF: MQFVPGLPQGVYVGQTRVHHAKVQPSAQPELAGFNLALHVQDDAQRVQQHRMALLRDFAAFGVDKITWMTQTHSTICHSINEQMPFTALVGDGLVTQRKAHALMMMTADCLPVVMGNAKGTEVANLHAGWRGLAGGIVENTIAAMQTPPTWAWLGAAISQPCFEIGAEVKAAFCGKYPELDSAFQAGEQAGKYYADLYAIARYILQQHGVNTVLGGDQCSYRQAEEYFSYRREPKTGRMATFVFMA, translated from the coding sequence ATGCAATTTGTACCAGGACTTCCACAAGGTGTATATGTAGGCCAGACTCGCGTTCACCATGCGAAAGTACAGCCATCAGCACAGCCTGAGCTTGCAGGTTTTAATCTGGCCTTGCATGTGCAGGATGATGCGCAACGGGTACAACAGCATCGTATGGCTTTATTGCGGGATTTCGCTGCCTTTGGCGTAGATAAAATTACCTGGATGACCCAGACGCATAGCACCATTTGTCATAGCATTAATGAGCAGATGCCATTTACCGCACTGGTCGGAGATGGTCTGGTGACGCAGCGCAAGGCGCATGCCTTGATGATGATGACTGCAGACTGTTTACCTGTGGTAATGGGGAATGCGAAAGGTACGGAAGTTGCCAATTTGCATGCTGGTTGGCGTGGTCTGGCGGGTGGAATTGTTGAAAATACCATTGCCGCCATGCAAACTCCGCCGACTTGGGCCTGGCTCGGGGCAGCAATTAGCCAGCCGTGTTTTGAAATTGGTGCTGAAGTAAAAGCAGCTTTTTGCGGTAAATATCCTGAACTGGACAGTGCATTTCAGGCCGGTGAACAGGCAGGTAAATATTATGCCGACCTGTATGCGATTGCGCGTTATATCTTGCAGCAACACGGGGTAAATACTGTTCTAGGTGGGGATCAGTGTTCTTATCGTCAAGCAGAGGAATACTTTTCTTATCGCCGTGAGCCAAAAACAGGGCGTATGGCGACATTCGTGTTTATGGCATGA
- a CDS encoding flavodoxin family protein yields MSLSSKSVAIVYHSPYGHTAKVANFIADGARETGVHVHMMNVEHIDWDVLDAADAIIFGCPTYMGSLTSAMKLFMEQSSKRWLARTWQGKLAAAFTNGGGLSGDKLAVLQQINLFAMQHGMLWSGLPLMPTGRAVTDLNRMSSFLGLMTQSDNAPVEVTPPEGDLKTAFWFGEYIALTLARLGGKA; encoded by the coding sequence ATGTCCCTATCTTCCAAATCTGTTGCGATTGTTTATCACAGTCCTTATGGACACACGGCTAAAGTGGCAAATTTTATTGCCGATGGTGCACGGGAAACCGGTGTTCATGTGCATATGATGAATGTCGAACATATAGACTGGGATGTACTGGACGCCGCCGATGCAATTATCTTTGGTTGTCCGACCTATATGGGCAGTCTGACCTCTGCCATGAAGCTGTTTATGGAGCAGTCTTCCAAGCGCTGGCTGGCACGTACTTGGCAGGGAAAACTGGCTGCAGCCTTTACCAATGGTGGCGGACTTAGTGGTGATAAGCTGGCGGTCCTGCAGCAAATCAACCTGTTTGCCATGCAGCACGGTATGCTATGGAGTGGTTTACCATTGATGCCGACAGGACGTGCAGTGACGGATCTGAACCGGATGTCGAGCTTTTTGGGTTTAATGACCCAGTCGGATAATGCCCCGGTTGAAGTCACTCCACCTGAGGGCGATTTAAAAACCGCGTTCTGGTTTGGGGAATATATTGCCCTGACTCTGGCAAGACTGGGCGGCAAAGCTTAA
- the smpB gene encoding SsrA-binding protein SmpB, whose amino-acid sequence MAKASIVVKKNNGGTIALNKRARHDYFIEEKFEAGLSLKGWEVKSMRAGRMTIVESYITFKNGEAFLFGAQVQPLLSASTHVVPEATRTRKLLLNRREIEKLMGAINQKGYSCVPLACYWKGPHAKLEIALVKGKQLHDKRATEKDRDWQRDKARIFHK is encoded by the coding sequence ATGGCGAAAGCATCTATTGTAGTAAAAAAAAATAATGGCGGTACCATTGCACTGAATAAACGTGCCCGCCACGATTATTTTATTGAAGAGAAATTTGAAGCGGGGCTTTCATTAAAAGGCTGGGAAGTCAAATCAATGCGTGCTGGTCGCATGACCATCGTAGAAAGTTATATTACCTTTAAAAATGGTGAAGCGTTCTTGTTTGGTGCACAGGTTCAGCCCTTGTTAAGCGCTTCGACCCATGTGGTGCCTGAAGCCACCCGTACGCGCAAGCTGTTGCTGAATCGCCGTGAAATTGAAAAGTTGATGGGTGCGATTAACCAGAAAGGCTATTCCTGCGTTCCACTGGCCTGCTACTGGAAAGGCCCACATGCCAAACTGGAAATTGCCTTGGTGAAAGGTAAGCAACTCCATGACAAACGTGCCACCGAAAAAGACCGTGACTGGCAACGTGATAAAGCGCGAATTTTCCATAAATAA
- the coaD gene encoding pantetheine-phosphate adenylyltransferase, translating to MSKTRVIYPGTFDPITNGHIDLVTRAARMFDEVVVAIAIGHHKNPVFSLEERVALAKESLSHLDNVEFVGFDGLLVNFFREQKATAVLRGLRAVSDFEYEFQLANMNRQLDSHFEAVFLTPSEQYSFISSTLVREIARLRGDVTKFVPPNVVAAFERKLQQGW from the coding sequence ATGTCTAAAACTCGTGTGATTTATCCGGGGACTTTTGATCCAATTACCAATGGACATATTGATTTGGTAACCCGCGCAGCGCGAATGTTTGATGAAGTCGTGGTAGCCATTGCTATCGGTCATCATAAAAATCCGGTATTTAGTCTGGAAGAGCGTGTCGCATTGGCGAAAGAGTCATTGAGTCATTTGGACAATGTTGAATTTGTAGGTTTTGACGGTTTGCTCGTCAATTTTTTCCGTGAGCAAAAGGCGACTGCTGTATTGCGTGGTTTGCGTGCAGTGTCTGATTTTGAGTACGAATTTCAGCTGGCAAATATGAACCGTCAGCTGGACTCCCATTTTGAAGCGGTGTTTTTAACCCCTTCAGAGCAATATTCTTTTATTTCATCCACTTTGGTGCGTGAAATTGCTCGACTAAGAGGTGATGTAACCAAGTTTGTACCACCAAACGTGGTTGCGGCCTTCGAGCGTAAACTTCAACAAGGTTGGTAG
- a CDS encoding YfhL family 4Fe-4S dicluster ferredoxin: MSLYITDECINCDVCEPVCPNEAIYMGELIYEIHPDLCTECVGHHDQPQCQLFCPVDCIPLDPNHVETQEQLQAKYEKLTAQKTSSN, encoded by the coding sequence GTGTCTTTATATATCACCGATGAATGTATTAATTGTGATGTCTGTGAACCTGTATGCCCGAATGAGGCCATCTATATGGGTGAACTCATTTATGAGATTCATCCAGATTTATGTACAGAATGCGTCGGACATCATGATCAACCGCAGTGCCAGTTGTTCTGTCCGGTGGATTGTATTCCACTGGATCCGAATCATGTCGAAACGCAGGAACAGCTGCAAGCCAAGTATGAAAAACTGACTGCTCAAAAAACATCAAGCAATTAG
- a CDS encoding KAP family P-loop NTPase fold protein, whose translation MTIDQINWQKDNFENIKEAWEGDLWDRKRLGEQLTGYVDRLQCGAVLALDARWGEGKTWFVRHWAKYLSDTDHNVIYLDAFANDYLDDPFLVISSEITNILNQDKRTKRKVKKLIELSASVGTALLPSLPKIALTLGLHLVGAGFLSGALQQSYENAKDEIDTLSDEASERIKESIQEKIATHEAEKKTLIEFKKHLAETVEKLDKPLVFIIDELDRCRPDFSIRLIERIKHFFDIKNIVFVLVMDKVQFSKVVCHNYGYDETLGEAYLDKFVDFTIHLKQAKESENFELIIRDQLFKIGELKSIDEFSELYYWALYLQLHVKMNSRELIKKINQYALLRADTDHKNLVLITFLFGSISANNFKSFVEEVSQNLIKSSRGDVYQFARKHGISTWNGNYDEITNSEWYRIIMQKEFLISNPLLNTMIAAFHDSARSQDKSTKEQYLRGGLVKFAISEYTNSCNFSSDWENYIKRGI comes from the coding sequence ATGACTATAGATCAAATAAATTGGCAAAAAGATAATTTTGAAAATATTAAAGAAGCTTGGGAGGGGGATTTATGGGATCGTAAACGTTTAGGGGAACAATTAACAGGATATGTTGATCGTTTACAATGTGGTGCTGTTTTAGCATTGGATGCACGTTGGGGAGAAGGAAAAACGTGGTTTGTTCGTCATTGGGCTAAATACTTAAGTGATACAGACCATAATGTTATTTATTTGGATGCTTTTGCGAATGATTATTTAGATGATCCTTTTTTAGTTATTAGTTCTGAAATTACGAATATTTTAAATCAGGATAAAAGAACGAAAAGAAAAGTTAAAAAATTGATTGAATTGTCTGCATCTGTAGGAACTGCTTTATTGCCATCTTTACCTAAAATTGCTTTGACTCTAGGATTACACTTGGTTGGAGCAGGTTTTTTAAGTGGAGCACTTCAGCAAAGCTATGAAAATGCCAAAGATGAGATTGATACATTATCTGATGAAGCAAGTGAGAGAATCAAAGAAAGTATTCAAGAAAAGATAGCTACTCATGAAGCTGAAAAGAAAACTTTAATAGAGTTCAAAAAGCATTTAGCTGAGACTGTAGAAAAATTAGATAAGCCTTTAGTTTTTATCATTGATGAATTAGACCGGTGTCGTCCTGATTTTTCAATTCGATTAATTGAGCGAATTAAACATTTTTTTGATATCAAGAATATTGTTTTTGTTTTAGTAATGGATAAGGTTCAATTTTCAAAAGTCGTATGTCATAACTATGGTTATGATGAAACTTTAGGAGAGGCATATTTAGATAAATTTGTTGACTTTACAATCCATTTAAAGCAGGCAAAAGAAAGTGAGAATTTTGAACTTATTATAAGAGATCAGCTATTTAAAATAGGTGAATTAAAGTCTATAGATGAATTTAGTGAATTGTATTATTGGGCACTTTATTTACAGTTACATGTAAAAATGAATAGTCGAGAATTAATAAAAAAGATTAATCAATATGCATTATTAAGAGCAGATACTGATCATAAAAACTTGGTATTAATAACTTTCCTATTTGGTTCAATTTCAGCAAATAATTTTAAATCCTTTGTAGAAGAGGTTTCTCAAAACTTAATCAAAAGCTCAAGGGGTGATGTATACCAATTTGCACGAAAACATGGGATTTCAACCTGGAATGGTAATTATGATGAAATAACAAATAGTGAATGGTATAGAATAATTATGCAAAAAGAATTTTTGATCAGTAATCCTTTATTAAACACGATGATCGCTGCTTTTCATGACTCAGCTCGCTCACAAGATAAATCTACAAAAGAACAATATTTGAGAGGAGGGTTAGTAAAATTTGCTATTTCAGAATATACAAACTCATGTAATTTTTCATCAGATTGGGAAAATTATATCAAACGTGGCATTTAA
- a CDS encoding CatB-related O-acetyltransferase — protein MSEKLINSPVNHWCEFEFISKTVKNPNIHIKGNYSYYSAYWDQGFERCVVRYLHDKPATPEKPIDQLHIGNFVCFGAECVIMMGGNQLHRTDWISAFPFDTRSFVPAGDTVIGDGCWIGSRAMIMQGVTLGEGAVVATGAVVTKDVPPYAVVGGVPAKIIKYRFPKEDIEKLLSLKLYDLDEKQFLKMREQLQTDDIGSLLSYFKDKN, from the coding sequence ATGTCCGAAAAGTTAATTAATTCGCCTGTAAACCACTGGTGTGAATTCGAATTCATCTCCAAAACTGTGAAGAATCCGAATATTCATATCAAGGGGAATTATTCTTACTATTCGGCCTATTGGGATCAGGGGTTTGAGCGTTGTGTGGTGCGTTATTTACATGACAAGCCGGCCACGCCCGAGAAGCCGATTGACCAGCTCCATATCGGTAATTTTGTCTGTTTTGGCGCAGAATGCGTGATTATGATGGGTGGCAACCAATTACACCGTACGGACTGGATTTCAGCGTTTCCGTTCGATACACGCAGTTTTGTGCCTGCGGGTGATACCGTGATTGGCGATGGTTGTTGGATTGGCTCGCGCGCCATGATTATGCAAGGCGTAACACTGGGTGAAGGCGCTGTGGTGGCAACCGGTGCTGTCGTCACCAAAGATGTACCGCCTTATGCAGTCGTTGGTGGTGTTCCTGCCAAAATTATTAAATATCGCTTTCCCAAGGAAGATATAGAAAAACTGCTTTCACTTAAGCTCTATGACTTAGATGAAAAGCAGTTTTTAAAAATGCGTGAGCAGTTGCAGACGGATGATATAGGAAGCTTATTATCTTACTTTAAGGATAAGAATTAA
- a CDS encoding RidA family protein, whose product MTRTAIFPQDRHALYEQHGYSAAIKSEDLLFVSGQVGSREDGSPEPDFEKQVERAFENLAATLAAAGCTFDDIVDVTTFHTDPEQQFESIMKVKNQVFTQKPYPNWTAVGVTWLAGFDFEIKVIARIPPASTTA is encoded by the coding sequence ATGACTAGAACTGCGATATTTCCCCAAGACCGCCATGCCCTGTATGAACAGCATGGTTATTCTGCTGCGATCAAATCGGAAGACTTACTTTTTGTTTCTGGTCAGGTCGGTAGCCGTGAGGATGGTTCACCTGAACCAGATTTCGAGAAACAGGTAGAACGGGCTTTTGAAAATCTAGCTGCGACATTGGCAGCAGCTGGTTGTACTTTCGATGATATTGTTGATGTCACCACATTTCACACTGACCCAGAGCAGCAATTTGAAAGCATCATGAAAGTTAAAAATCAGGTGTTTACGCAAAAGCCTTATCCTAATTGGACAGCTGTAGGTGTCACGTGGTTAGCAGGTTTTGATTTTGAAATTAAGGTGATTGCTCGTATTCCTCCAGCATCGACCACAGCTTAA